TTACTTTACTTGCAATTAAAGCATCCGTTTCATTGAAAATAGCTCTACGCTCAGAGTGTCCAAGTATAACAATATCTACACCAACACTTTTTAACATATCTGCTGAAATTTCACCTGTAAAAGCGCCACTTTCTGCTTGATGTACATTTTGTGCAGCAACGTCGATATTAGTAAACTGTAAATGATCAACTGCTGAAGCTAGATTTACGAATGTAGGAGCTACAATAACTTTAGCATCTGTATCAGTAGGTATTTTAGCAATTAATTCATTCAATAAATCTTCTGTTTGCTCTGCATTTTTATGCATTTTCCAGTTTCCTGCAACTATCTTTTTTCTCATTTTAGTTTGTATTATATTTCAATATTTGTTTTTAGTTCTTTATTGTGTAACGTTTATTTTAATTTAGCTAATGTGGCATTGATTTTATCAAAATCAGTTTCAATTGCTCGGTATAAAACTATTTTTCCTGTTTTGTCAAGGATAATATATCTTGGAATCCAATCTAAATCAATAGCATTTCCAAAAACACCTTTCATTTGATCATTAGCCATATAATGATCCCCTTTAAGTTCGTGTTTTTCAATTCCTGCGATCCATTTATCAGCTGTTTTGTCCATTGAAATGAATATGTAGGCTACATCAGGATTTTTGGCTTGTAATTCTTTTATTTTTGGCATTGCTTTTACACAGTCACCACACCAGGAAGCCCAAATTTCAATAACTACCGTTTTTCCTTCCGCTTTTTTGATTATATCTTGAAAAGCTACTTGGTTTCCTTCTGGAGTTAATAATGTTTCAGATAATGCTTCTTTTGTAAATTCCGTTTTTTGTGCATTTGAACATGAAAATGTAGCGAATGCAACGAATAGAGCCAGTATTTTTTTCATTAAATAAAAATTTTAGTAAAGTTAAACAAACAATTGGAAAGTAATATATAGAATATCATTTTTTGAAAATAGAATTTGAAATTACAAAAACAATATCGATATAGTTAGTAAAAATAACAAAATAGACACAAAACGATTGAAAAAAGCCACGATGATTTGAGTTCATACGTGGCTTATTCGTTTTTTTTTCAGAATTAGTTACGGAACAAAAATTTTATAAATTCCTGTATTTTGATTGAATTCAAAATCAGAATTCTTTATGGCAACTTCATTAAATTCGGTGTAACTACAACCATCACTTATTCTGGATGCATCTACATATAAACTAAAAAGTGCTTTTTCTTGTATTGTAATAGAATAATTTATTTTTTCTGTTTTCCAACCAATAGTATGGATACTGATGATGTTTTGTCCGTTTTCCGCAATAAATGTAAAAGGCACTTTGCTATTGTTTGATAAGTCAATTATTGTAATTTGATTGGATTGATACGTTCCATTTGTGAATAGATTTTCTCCTGAAGTTTTATTTACAATTTCAAAATTAAAACCACTTGGTGGAGTGAAACATAATTTTCGATTTGATTCTAATTGATTGGTACATCCTACAAATACAACTATTAAGACTAGCAATAAAATTTTAAATAAATTTTGCATAAATTATTTTTTTTAAAGAATCAAATTAATAGCAATTTGTAAAACCTATATTATTACAACTTTAAATCTTTAATATCATTATAATGCACTTTTTGTTTGATAGTTCCTTTTTCAAGAATTACAATACTAGGATTTGCTCTTTCAATTGTTTTTAAGGCTATTGCGTCACATGTATAAAAGTCAAATTGAAGTCCGTATTTTTTCTTTGCTTTAGCAATTTCTTCTAAAGAGGAGTTCGTCATCCCTATTACTTTATATCCTTTAGCAGTAGCTTCTTGATTTAACTTTTCTAGTTTTACCATACCACCTTCTTCAGCTGTAATTAAATCATAAGTAACAATCATCAATAATTTAGGTTCTTGTAACAATTCTTCTTTATAGTCTGAATCGTCTTTCATCATCGTAAAATCATGAATAGGAGGAACGTAACCTTCAGTGATAACTTTGTCTTTTCTATCAACAAATTCAGCTCCTTCAGGCAGATTCATCAAATCATTTTCTGAGAATTCTTTGTCAACACCATTCACTTTGTATATAAAAGTCATTTCCACAACGGATTTTGGAGCGCCTTCTGGAATTTCCATTCCTTTTTCAATATTGTTTCCTACTTTATAAGGTCGGAAATCAATAATAGGCAAGTGATTTAGTACCCAAACCGCCATCAGCATGCATAAAAGAATACTTGCATAGGCAATAATATTTTGTATGCTATTTTGAAATAAAGGTTTTACTAGTCGTTTGTTGATGAATAAAATTAATATAAAAAACAATAAAACAATATCCTTAGCAAATGATTGCCATGGAGTTAAGTGTAGTGCGTCACCAAAACAACCACAATCCTTCACCACATCATAATAAGCAGAATAGAATGTTAAAAAAGTAAAAAACACAATCATAAGAAGCA
The Flavobacterium sp. WC2421 genome window above contains:
- a CDS encoding TlpA family protein disulfide reductase → MKKILALFVAFATFSCSNAQKTEFTKEALSETLLTPEGNQVAFQDIIKKAEGKTVVIEIWASWCGDCVKAMPKIKELQAKNPDVAYIFISMDKTADKWIAGIEKHELKGDHYMANDQMKGVFGNAIDLDWIPRYIILDKTGKIVLYRAIETDFDKINATLAKLK
- a CDS encoding BT_3928 family protein — its product is MKNLITQFSRIFVGLLFIISGLIKLNDPVGFSYKLAEYFSEPVFNMPFLVPFALGLALFLVIVEVVLGVMLLIGYKSKFTIWSLLLMIVFFTFLTFYSAYYDVVKDCGCFGDALHLTPWQSFAKDIVLLFFILILFINKRLVKPLFQNSIQNIIAYASILLCMLMAVWVLNHLPIIDFRPYKVGNNIEKGMEIPEGAPKSVVEMTFIYKVNGVDKEFSENDLMNLPEGAEFVDRKDKVITEGYVPPIHDFTMMKDDSDYKEELLQEPKLLMIVTYDLITAEEGGMVKLEKLNQEATAKGYKVIGMTNSSLEEIAKAKKKYGLQFDFYTCDAIALKTIERANPSIVILEKGTIKQKVHYNDIKDLKL